AGGCGGCCGGGCTCGCCTCGACACTCGGCTTCGCCTCCATCTGCGGCCGCCTCCTGACCGGCTTCCTGCTCGACAAGGTGGCGACCGAACGCCTGGCGCTGACGCTCCTCGCCCTGGCGCTCGTCGGGATCGTCCTGCTGCTGGTCGCAATGCCGTCCATGGCTCTGCCGGCCGCCCTCATCCTCGGCCTGGTGCTCGGTGCGGAAATGGACCTGCTCGCCTTCTTCGCGGCCCGCTTCTTCCCCGCCGACGCCTATGGCGCGGCCTATTCCGGCCTGTTCAGCGTCTTCCTCGTCGGCGGCGCGATCGGCCCGGGCGCGGCCGGTTTCCTCTTCGACGCCAGCGGCTCATATGCCCTGCCGCTGCAGCTCGGCGGCCTGGCGCTCGCGGTCTCGGCCGCCGCCATCCTTGCGCTCGCCCGCGGCAATCGGTGAGGCACCGCAGCATGGTGGCTTTCCATCCGCGACCAATCGGTCGGTCGAACGACTGATTGGATTTCCAGCCACGCAATCCGGGTCGCGCGGACGGCTGGCGCCGCGCCGACCCGGTCGGCGTCCATGAGGAGATAGGAACGATGAGAAAACTGATCACGAATGCCTTCGTCGTCTCGGTCGATCCGTCCATCGGCAATGTCGAGGGGTGCGACATTCTGATCGAGGGCGATCGCATCGCAGCGGTCGCGCCCGGCATCGCGGCGGCGGACGCCGAGATCGTCGACGCCGAGGGCTTCATCGCTTCGCCCGGCTATGTCGACAGCCATCACCACCTCTGGCAGAGCGCCATCCGCGGCATCACAGCGGACTGGTCGCTGAACGATTATCTGGCCGGCATCCGCATGTTCATCGCCAGCCACTACACGGCCGACGACATCTATGCGGCCCAGTTGAACGGCGCCCTGCAGGCGCTCAACGCCGGCGTCACCACCACGGCCGACTACTGTCACAATCTCAATTCGCCCGACCATGTCGAGGAGGCGGTGCGCGGGGTCAGGGATTCCGGCGCCCGGATCGTCTGGTGCTACGGCTTCAATCGCCCGCCCCTGCCAAATCCCGGCTTTTCCAGTCTCGAGGACCGATCGGCCTATCTGAAGCGCACCGCCGCGCGGCACTTCGCGGGAACGGACGATCTCGTCACGCTCGGCGTGTCGCCGGAGGAAGCCTGGTTCTGGCCCGATACCGGCTATGGCGGTCGGCAGTTTGCGCTGGCGCGGGAGCTCGGCGCCCGGATCTTCTGGCACGCCAATTCGACGCGTGACATCCTGCGCGGCGTTTTCCGCAACGATGCCGGCCGGGCGGCGGCAGCCGGTCTTCTCGGTCCGGACGTCGTCCTCGTCCACATGACCCAAACCACGCCGGATGAATGGGACGCGGTCGCCGCATGCGGCTGCCACGTCTCGATGACGCCGGAAACCGAGATGCAGATGAATATGGGCTGGCCGATCCTCGCCGAGGCCGAGGCGCGCGGCATGAATGTCGGCCTCGGCATCGACATCATCTCGAACAACAGCGTCGATCTGCGCTTTCAGCTGCGCTTCCTGCTGCAGGCCGAACGCTGGCGCCGGAGCAACGACACGGCCGGCGTGCTCTCGCCCCATGTGGCCATCGATGCGGCGCGCGCGCTCCACTGGGGCACGATGGGCGGCGCACGGGCGCTCGGCCTCGACAACCGGATCGGCTCCCTGACGCCGGGCAAGCAGGCGGATCTGCTGCTGCATGATGCAAGGGGCATCATGATGGCCGGGTGGGACCGAAACCAGCCCGAAGGGGCGCTCATCCTCCAGTGCGGCGTCGACACGCTCGCGACGGTTCTGGTCGGCGGCCGTTTCGTCAAGCGCGACCATCGTCTGGTCGCCAATGAGGCCCGGGCCTGCCGCCTGCTGACCGAGGCCAATGCCCGGCTCCGTGCCCAGGCGGAGGCCGGCGGCGGTCTTGCCGCCGCGCTCGACAAGCACCTGTCGCGCTACGCCCGGAGCAACGACGCCGGCGCCGCCGTCGCGAGCTATTGAGCGTCGCGGCGCGAGCGGTGCGGCCAAGCGAAAAGACCAGAACCACCTTCATCTCCGGAGCCGGGACAATGATGCCCTCGCAGGAACGCATTCTCATCACCCATGTCGGCAGCCTGCCGCGCGCCGCCGAACTGTCGGATCTGCTGATCAGGAAGGAAGCGGGCGAAGCGATCGATCTCGGCCGTCTCGGACGGCTGAGCGCGGAAGCGGTCTGGCATGTCGTAGCGAAGCAGATCGCCGCCGGCATCGACATCGTCAATGACGGCGAGCAGCCGCGGGTCGGCTTCCAGACCTATGTCGCCGAGCGCATGCAGGGCTTCGGCGGCGCTTCGCACCGGCCGAGCCCGGTCGACTTCACCGCCTTTCCCGCCTTTGCCCGGCAGCTCGCCGGACGGTTTCCGCGGCGCTCAAAGGTCAGCAACGCGCCGCAGGCCGTCGCCGCCGTCCGCTACGAG
This portion of the bacterium YEK0313 genome encodes:
- a CDS encoding Isoxanthopterin deaminase, yielding MRKLITNAFVVSVDPSIGNVEGCDILIEGDRIAAVAPGIAAADAEIVDAEGFIASPGYVDSHHHLWQSAIRGITADWSLNDYLAGIRMFIASHYTADDIYAAQLNGALQALNAGVTTTADYCHNLNSPDHVEEAVRGVRDSGARIVWCYGFNRPPLPNPGFSSLEDRSAYLKRTAARHFAGTDDLVTLGVSPEEAWFWPDTGYGGRQFALARELGARIFWHANSTRDILRGVFRNDAGRAAAAGLLGPDVVLVHMTQTTPDEWDAVAACGCHVSMTPETEMQMNMGWPILAEAEARGMNVGLGIDIISNNSVDLRFQLRFLLQAERWRRSNDTAGVLSPHVAIDAARALHWGTMGGARALGLDNRIGSLTPGKQADLLLHDARGIMMAGWDRNQPEGALILQCGVDTLATVLVGGRFVKRDHRLVANEARACRLLTEANARLRAQAEAGGGLAAALDKHLSRYARSNDAGAAVASY